In a genomic window of Deltaproteobacteria bacterium:
- a CDS encoding FHA domain-containing protein, with product MVQRELLSILACPRCKGRLEFEAGTEKLGCRSCQLSFPVREGIPTLLLEESQQLATGFEETQLFQASGAAGPAIQFQVVEGKNKGEVITLEKGCCRALGRSLNDTEKTRVFSSSPNISLDDVSKKVVMSYVSTQFHKERGAVVGEGEKLGAFERKGDVTLADSSISRLHAMIFYDDLGVGILDLVSKNGTFVNGAEVESRLLQKGDVVLLGSTKLKLE from the coding sequence ATGGTTCAACGGGAGCTCCTTTCCATCCTTGCCTGTCCCCGATGCAAGGGTCGGTTGGAATTTGAGGCGGGGACTGAGAAGCTTGGCTGTCGCAGCTGTCAGTTGAGCTTCCCTGTTCGAGAGGGAATCCCGACACTTCTTCTTGAGGAATCCCAGCAATTGGCGACCGGTTTTGAAGAGACACAGTTATTTCAGGCCTCTGGAGCAGCCGGGCCTGCGATACAATTTCAGGTCGTTGAGGGGAAGAACAAGGGAGAGGTGATTACCCTTGAAAAAGGGTGTTGTCGTGCGTTGGGGAGATCTCTGAACGACACGGAGAAGACACGGGTTTTCAGTTCAAGTCCAAACATCAGTCTTGATGATGTCTCCAAAAAGGTGGTCATGAGTTATGTCAGTACCCAATTTCACAAGGAGAGGGGGGCGGTAGTGGGTGAGGGCGAAAAGTTGGGGGCGTTTGAACGAAAAGGGGATGTAACACTCGCCGATTCCTCGATCTCTCGTCTCCACGCCATGATCTTCTATGATGACCTTGGAGTCGGAATTCTGGATTTGGTGAGTAAAAATGGAACCTTTGTGAATGGCGCTGAGGTCGAGTCACGGCTCCTTCAGAAAGGGGATGTTGTTTTGCTGGGGTCGACCAAACTCAAACTGGAGTAG
- a CDS encoding OmpH family outer membrane protein, with protein MSVKVSGVTALLLAFLMAVPVHSAGAVKIATVSIQEALNKVEQGKKAKEDLKREFDAKQKKLDLQQDELKKMQDSLSKQRIVLSPETLKTKEEEFNQKLIDLQKNFANYRQEIAQKEAQLTVSIIKNLRVLCEEIGKKEGYDLIVETSQDAVLYAQSKDDITTRVIQDYNKRYKGPLKIE; from the coding sequence ATGTCAGTTAAGGTGTCGGGTGTGACGGCTCTCTTGTTGGCCTTTCTCATGGCGGTGCCGGTTCATTCGGCGGGGGCTGTGAAGATTGCGACAGTCAGCATCCAGGAGGCGTTGAACAAGGTGGAACAGGGAAAGAAGGCCAAGGAGGATTTAAAGAGAGAGTTTGATGCGAAACAGAAAAAGCTCGATCTTCAGCAGGATGAGCTTAAAAAAATGCAGGATAGTCTTTCCAAACAGAGAATTGTTCTCTCCCCCGAGACCCTCAAGACCAAGGAGGAGGAGTTTAATCAGAAGCTAATCGATTTACAGAAGAATTTTGCCAACTATCGCCAGGAGATTGCGCAGAAGGAGGCCCAGTTGACCGTCTCCATCATAAAAAATCTGAGGGTGTTGTGTGAGGAGATCGGGAAGAAGGAGGGGTATGACCTTATTGTGGAGACCTCTCAGGATGCCGTTCTTTACGCCCAATCGAAGGATGATATAACGACCCGAGTGATTCAGGATTATAACAAGCGTTACAAAGGCCCCTTAAAGATAGAATAG
- the uppP gene encoding undecaprenyl-diphosphatase UppP: MSYFQAIILGAVQGLTEFLPVSSSGHLVLTQHLMGINNAEELLLFDVALHWGTLLSVLVYYYADLFWMAKDSFLWVVRRKGDRHEGARLLLSVGIATVPATVVGFLFKDTIESLFVSPDVTGWGLLITGTLLWVTQRMKTKQEEGDSTPGLMDAVVIGVAQAVAMIPGISRSGSTMVAGLFRGLSRGMAARFSFLMSIPVIFGAGLLESFNIPSLDLISKGPLLVGSLVSAVTGFLAIRWLLKIIQTARFHWFAYYCWGVGVVTLILL; this comes from the coding sequence ATGAGCTACTTTCAGGCTATTATTTTGGGGGCGGTTCAGGGATTGACAGAATTTCTGCCTGTCAGCTCTTCGGGGCATCTCGTCCTGACCCAACATTTGATGGGAATTAACAATGCGGAGGAGCTTCTTCTCTTTGACGTTGCTCTTCATTGGGGGACACTTCTCTCCGTTCTTGTCTATTATTATGCCGATCTTTTCTGGATGGCTAAAGACAGTTTTTTATGGGTCGTGCGTCGTAAAGGGGATCGCCACGAGGGGGCAAGGCTTCTTCTCTCCGTTGGTATCGCGACCGTTCCTGCCACCGTTGTCGGTTTTCTTTTCAAGGATACGATCGAATCCCTCTTTGTCTCACCCGATGTAACCGGTTGGGGGCTGCTCATAACCGGTACGCTTCTTTGGGTGACGCAACGGATGAAGACGAAGCAAGAGGAGGGAGATTCAACACCAGGCCTTATGGATGCCGTCGTTATCGGGGTTGCCCAGGCGGTCGCGATGATCCCGGGAATCTCCCGTTCCGGTTCTACGATGGTGGCGGGGCTCTTTCGTGGGCTCAGTCGTGGAATGGCGGCCCGCTTCTCTTTTTTGATGTCGATCCCGGTCATCTTTGGGGCCGGACTCTTAGAGTCGTTCAATATTCCCTCTTTGGATCTGATCTCGAAGGGCCCGCTGCTCGTCGGCTCTTTGGTCTCTGCCGTTACCGGATTTCTCGCGATCCGGTGGCTTCTCAAAATCATCCAGACCGCCCGGTTCCACTGGTTTGCCTATTACTGTTGGGGGGTGGGAGTGGTTACGCTGATTCTTTTATAA
- the hemW gene encoding radical SAM family heme chaperone HemW, whose product MTTPLSVYIHIPFCEVKCGYCDFFSVPRGHDDFSLQGLYTKALIQEIQERASRVGPREIQTLFLGGGTPSLMQPALIEEILVTLQRHFRWGAETEITLESNPKTVSREKLGAFRQLGINRLSLGVQSFQDNYLKVMGRIHSGNEAKRTLTDAREAGFENLGLDLIYALPGQTVEEFEKELQTALSFETTHLSAYCLTIEEGTPFETLYARGSLRLPEEEVQMKMFEYLQGDRLKFSGLSPYEISNFARPGFECRHNLNYWNYGEYLGFGAGAVSYSRSQLRAVGRRNESPVHCYGSRRQNVRDLKRYLQGEWEDHTEEISIKTAMGEFMMMGLRKRVGVSEDDFCRKFGRSMKEIYGPVLARLHEKGSMGEENGRWFLTREAIPLTNEILVQF is encoded by the coding sequence GTGACAACGCCCCTCTCGGTTTATATCCACATCCCTTTCTGCGAGGTGAAGTGCGGTTACTGTGATTTCTTCTCCGTTCCACGCGGGCATGACGATTTTTCCCTTCAAGGGCTTTATACAAAGGCGTTGATTCAAGAGATTCAGGAGAGGGCCTCGAGGGTCGGTCCAAGGGAGATCCAGACACTGTTTTTGGGCGGAGGGACCCCCTCCCTGATGCAGCCAGCGCTTATCGAAGAGATCCTCGTTACGTTACAGAGACATTTCCGGTGGGGAGCGGAGACTGAAATTACGCTTGAATCAAACCCCAAGACGGTTTCTCGTGAGAAGCTTGGGGCTTTTCGTCAGTTGGGGATCAACCGGCTCTCTCTGGGTGTTCAATCGTTTCAGGATAATTACTTAAAGGTGATGGGGCGGATCCACTCGGGGAATGAGGCGAAAAGAACGCTCACCGATGCCCGGGAGGCCGGTTTTGAGAACTTGGGCCTGGATCTTATCTATGCCTTGCCGGGGCAAACCGTAGAGGAGTTTGAGAAAGAGCTTCAAACCGCACTCTCTTTTGAGACAACACACCTTTCCGCCTACTGCTTAACGATCGAGGAAGGGACACCGTTTGAAACGCTTTATGCCAGGGGATCTCTGAGGCTCCCCGAGGAAGAGGTTCAAATGAAGATGTTTGAGTATTTACAGGGGGATAGATTGAAATTCTCAGGGCTCTCTCCTTACGAGATCTCCAATTTTGCCCGCCCCGGTTTTGAGTGTCGGCACAATCTGAATTACTGGAATTACGGGGAGTACCTCGGTTTTGGGGCGGGAGCGGTTTCCTATAGCCGTTCGCAGCTCCGCGCTGTGGGGAGACGCAACGAGTCACCCGTCCATTGTTATGGATCACGCCGCCAAAACGTCCGCGACCTCAAACGGTATCTTCAGGGGGAGTGGGAAGACCATACCGAAGAGATCTCGATTAAAACTGCCATGGGCGAATTCATGATGATGGGGCTTCGCAAACGGGTAGGGGTGAGTGAGGATGATTTCTGTCGCAAGTTTGGCAGAAGTATGAAAGAGATCTACGGACCGGTTTTGGCGAGGTTGCATGAGAAAGGATCGATGGGGGAGGAAAACGGTCGTTGGTTTCTGACCCGCGAGGCGATTCCCCTGACGAATGAGATCCTGGTCCAGTTTTAA
- a CDS encoding ParA family protein: protein MSFTEKIKELVSLSGPQYEKGNRRAKVIAICSQKGGVGKTTTAVNLGTGLTHFHQKKVLVVDLDPQGHVEKSVGSLIVEGSEFTPISRILTTKRSDILNAVIKTEMENFHITLGDKELISAESAISNRIGREFIVKEALATARTHYDYILFDCPPALGNLTLNALVASDYALLPCEMSALAFEGVSDVMDLIREIQERLNERLKVLGVLFTRVDGRNITMNDVVAENMKKFVNGGLLKSRITVNTDINKAQLDGKPIFLYAPSSSGAENYEALASEVMKRSASKYRRPVPNESENRSK, encoded by the coding sequence GTGTCATTCACTGAAAAAATCAAGGAATTGGTCAGCCTCTCCGGGCCTCAGTATGAAAAGGGGAATCGGCGGGCGAAGGTGATTGCAATCTGCAGTCAAAAAGGGGGGGTTGGAAAGACGACAACCGCCGTCAATCTGGGGACGGGGCTCACCCACTTTCATCAAAAAAAGGTCCTCGTTGTCGATCTGGACCCCCAGGGCCATGTCGAAAAGTCGGTCGGCTCGCTCATTGTCGAAGGATCCGAGTTCACTCCGATCTCCCGGATCCTCACAACCAAAAGGTCGGATATCCTGAATGCGGTGATCAAAACGGAGATGGAAAATTTTCACATCACGCTTGGAGACAAGGAGCTGATTTCCGCAGAATCGGCGATCAGCAACAGGATCGGGCGCGAGTTTATTGTCAAAGAGGCGCTTGCCACCGCACGAACTCATTACGACTATATCCTCTTTGATTGTCCCCCTGCCTTGGGAAATTTAACCCTCAATGCACTCGTTGCATCAGATTACGCCCTCCTTCCCTGTGAGATGAGTGCACTCGCCTTTGAGGGGGTCAGTGATGTGATGGACCTGATCCGCGAGATTCAGGAGAGACTCAATGAAAGACTGAAGGTTTTGGGTGTCCTGTTCACGCGCGTCGACGGAAGAAATATCACGATGAACGACGTCGTCGCGGAAAATATGAAGAAATTCGTCAATGGAGGGTTGTTAAAAAGCCGGATCACCGTGAATACCGACATCAACAAGGCCCAGCTGGACGGAAAACCGATCTTTCTCTACGCCCCCTCTTCCTCCGGGGCAGAGAACTACGAGGCTCTCGCCTCCGAGGTTATGAAGAGATCTGCATCGAAATATCGACGGCCGGTGCCGAATGAGTCAGAAAACCGATCGAAATAA
- the nadC gene encoding carboxylating nicotinate-nucleotide diphosphorylase, which yields MTDQIQSLIELALREDIGTGDITTEALFGNQTAEKTALIFAKQDLVVAGLEIARRVFLKVDSRLVWQRYFEEGALVQEGQKIAEVRGNVVSLLKGERVVLNFLQHLSGVATLTRRFVDRVKKYPVQILDTRKTTPGLRALEKHAVRAGGGKNHRLGLYDRFLIKDNHLENISITEAVQRAKAQNRNRVVIEVEIGHFSERKLEDQIEEAIAAGADLLLLDNLSPRELKKIVSQVHGRVRLEASGGITIDHLEDYAKTGVDFISIGFLTHSAPAVDISMQISS from the coding sequence ATGACAGACCAAATTCAGTCTCTGATCGAACTGGCCCTTCGGGAGGACATCGGTACGGGGGATATCACGACCGAGGCACTTTTCGGGAATCAGACCGCCGAAAAAACGGCACTCATTTTTGCCAAACAGGATCTGGTTGTTGCAGGTCTGGAGATTGCCCGACGCGTTTTTTTGAAGGTTGATTCTCGGCTTGTCTGGCAGCGTTATTTTGAGGAGGGTGCATTGGTTCAAGAGGGGCAAAAAATAGCGGAAGTTCGGGGGAACGTTGTCTCTCTCCTTAAAGGGGAACGGGTCGTGCTCAATTTTCTGCAACACCTCTCTGGAGTCGCCACATTAACGAGACGGTTTGTCGACCGGGTCAAAAAATATCCGGTACAGATTCTCGACACACGCAAGACGACCCCCGGTCTACGGGCCTTGGAGAAGCACGCGGTGAGGGCAGGTGGTGGCAAAAATCACCGGCTGGGACTGTATGACCGCTTTTTGATCAAGGATAATCACCTGGAGAACATTTCAATTACAGAAGCGGTTCAGCGGGCGAAGGCCCAAAACAGAAACAGGGTCGTGATCGAGGTCGAGATCGGTCATTTTTCAGAACGGAAACTTGAAGACCAGATCGAGGAGGCGATTGCCGCCGGGGCCGATCTTCTCCTTCTGGATAACCTCTCACCGAGAGAGCTAAAAAAAATCGTCTCTCAGGTCCATGGAAGGGTGAGGCTAGAAGCTTCTGGCGGGATCACAATCGATCATCTTGAAGATTACGCCAAAACGGGAGTCGATTTTATTTCGATCGGTTTTCTGACTCATTCGGCACCGGCCGTCGATATTTCGATGCAGATCTCTTCATAA
- a CDS encoding valine--tRNA ligase: MKRELPKAYEPHEVERRWSEVWLKEGYFHAEPKSSKPPFCMVIPPPNVTGSLHMGHALNNTLQDILARYKRMKGFNVLWMPGTDHAGIATQNVVERDIAKEGKKRQDLGRERFIEKVWEWKGQSGGQIIHQLKRLGASCDWKRERFTMDEGLSRAVREAFVRLYNKGLIYRDLYLINWCPRCKTALSDLEVEHHETNGHLWFVRYPFASPLPLAFPEPCRRAGEGVGVRVATTRPETMLGDTAVAVHPEDERYKGLIGKKLLLPLVNREIPIISDPRVDKEFGTGAVKVTPAHDFNDFIFGNDHKLPRINIFTDEGRMNENAVSFQGLDRFECRKKIVEELEQQGFLEKVEPHKLSVGHCYRCRTVVEPYLSMQWFVKTKPLAEKALQAVQDGKARFFPDNWTKTYANWMGEIKDWCVSRQIWWGHRIPAWYCIPSLKLRGGKGGICPPIVSRDIPKKCPTCGSTELEQDSDVLDTWFSSALWPFSTLGWPDQTEELKTFYPTSVLITGFDIIFFWVARMMMMGLEFMGEVPFKDIYIHALVRDAQGQKMSKSKGNVIDPLTIMDQFGTDAFRFTLAVLAVPGRDVKLSEPVIEGYRNFCNKIWNAARFFVSLPPQEISREILSDYDQWILQKWASSLAKITRGIEGYRFDEAAKELYDFFWHTLCDWYLEFSKVRLNQSVFSEILDETLRALHPFMPFITEEICQFLNQKEGLSIGIESFPTPKQWDFEGEPRRVERLMEIVTALRTLRGENGIQAAQEIQPILSVEEREERHWLEGEKGMIEKMTRSCSLQFVSAKPVSKKMAHYSLGRLDLYLPLEGLVDLETEKKRLEKEIQKLNELGDRLHKKLSDPGFLNHADPELVAEERQKQRTNVEKVERLSETYRNL, translated from the coding sequence ATGAAGAGGGAACTCCCCAAGGCGTACGAGCCGCATGAAGTTGAGAGACGATGGTCAGAAGTCTGGCTCAAGGAAGGCTACTTCCATGCAGAGCCAAAATCATCCAAACCCCCATTTTGTATGGTGATCCCGCCACCGAACGTCACGGGCTCGCTTCATATGGGGCATGCCCTGAACAACACCCTCCAGGACATCCTTGCCCGCTACAAACGGATGAAAGGGTTCAATGTCCTCTGGATGCCGGGGACTGATCATGCCGGCATTGCGACGCAGAACGTTGTAGAGCGTGACATAGCCAAGGAGGGGAAGAAACGACAGGATTTGGGAAGGGAACGCTTCATTGAAAAGGTTTGGGAATGGAAGGGGCAGTCGGGTGGACAGATCATTCATCAACTAAAAAGATTGGGGGCCTCCTGTGACTGGAAGCGCGAACGGTTTACGATGGATGAGGGGCTCTCGCGCGCCGTGCGTGAGGCGTTTGTCCGTCTTTACAACAAGGGGCTGATCTACCGTGATCTCTATCTCATCAACTGGTGTCCTCGTTGCAAGACGGCGCTTTCCGATCTGGAGGTAGAGCATCATGAGACGAATGGGCATTTGTGGTTTGTTCGCTACCCATTTGCCTCTCCTCTCCCCTTGGCCTTCCCTGAGCCATGCCGAAGGGCGGGAGAGGGGGTGGGGGTGAGGGTGGCCACCACGCGTCCTGAAACGATGCTTGGAGATACCGCCGTTGCGGTTCACCCTGAAGATGAACGGTATAAAGGTCTTATTGGTAAAAAACTATTATTGCCTTTAGTCAATCGGGAGATCCCTATTATTTCTGACCCTCGTGTTGACAAGGAGTTTGGGACGGGTGCGGTTAAAGTAACCCCGGCCCATGACTTCAACGATTTCATTTTTGGAAACGACCATAAGCTCCCTCGTATTAATATTTTTACGGATGAAGGGAGGATGAACGAAAACGCGGTCTCCTTTCAGGGGTTGGATCGTTTCGAATGCCGAAAAAAGATTGTCGAAGAGCTGGAGCAGCAAGGGTTTCTTGAAAAGGTTGAACCGCACAAGCTCTCGGTTGGCCATTGTTATCGCTGTCGAACTGTTGTGGAACCGTATCTTTCGATGCAGTGGTTTGTAAAAACAAAGCCACTCGCGGAAAAGGCGCTTCAAGCGGTTCAGGATGGAAAGGCACGATTCTTTCCGGACAATTGGACAAAGACCTACGCGAACTGGATGGGTGAGATTAAAGATTGGTGTGTTTCACGTCAGATCTGGTGGGGGCATCGGATTCCGGCGTGGTACTGTATCCCCTCCCTTAAATTAAGGGGGGGGAAGGGGGGGATATGTCCTCCTATTGTTTCCCGTGATATACCTAAAAAATGTCCCACCTGCGGCTCGACCGAACTTGAGCAAGATTCCGATGTTCTCGATACCTGGTTCTCCTCCGCCCTCTGGCCCTTTTCTACACTCGGTTGGCCGGACCAGACAGAGGAGCTTAAGACCTTTTACCCCACATCGGTTCTGATTACGGGCTTCGATATCATTTTTTTCTGGGTCGCCCGGATGATGATGATGGGGCTTGAGTTTATGGGGGAGGTTCCTTTTAAGGATATTTATATCCATGCCCTCGTGCGTGACGCGCAGGGACAGAAGATGAGCAAGTCGAAGGGAAATGTCATTGATCCGCTCACGATCATGGATCAATTTGGTACGGATGCCTTTCGTTTTACGTTGGCGGTCCTGGCGGTGCCCGGTCGTGATGTGAAGCTCTCCGAGCCCGTGATTGAGGGGTATCGGAACTTCTGTAACAAGATCTGGAACGCGGCGCGTTTTTTTGTGAGCCTGCCGCCTCAGGAGATCTCTCGCGAGATCTTAAGCGACTATGATCAATGGATTTTGCAGAAGTGGGCCTCTTCACTCGCAAAAATAACAAGGGGAATCGAGGGGTATCGTTTTGATGAGGCGGCGAAGGAACTTTATGACTTTTTTTGGCACACCTTGTGTGACTGGTATCTGGAGTTCTCCAAGGTTCGGTTGAATCAGTCGGTCTTCTCCGAGATTCTGGATGAAACCCTCCGGGCCCTTCATCCATTCATGCCGTTTATCACGGAGGAGATCTGTCAGTTTTTAAATCAGAAAGAAGGGCTATCGATCGGAATAGAATCTTTTCCGACTCCCAAACAATGGGACTTTGAGGGAGAGCCAAGGCGTGTTGAAAGATTGATGGAGATTGTGACGGCACTTCGGACATTGCGTGGTGAGAATGGGATTCAGGCTGCCCAGGAGATTCAGCCGATCCTGTCTGTTGAGGAGAGGGAGGAGAGGCATTGGCTGGAAGGGGAAAAGGGGATGATAGAAAAGATGACGCGTTCCTGCAGTCTCCAGTTTGTCTCCGCAAAACCAGTTTCAAAAAAAATGGCCCACTATTCACTCGGCCGGTTGGATCTCTATCTCCCACTGGAAGGACTTGTCGATCTTGAAACGGAGAAGAAGCGCCTTGAAAAGGAGATTCAGAAGCTGAACGAGCTTGGAGATCGACTCCATAAAAAATTATCCGACCCTGGTTTTTTGAATCATGCTGACCCTGAACTTGTGGCGGAGGAGCGGCAAAAACAGAGAACCAACGTCGAGAAGGTAGAACGCCTCTCGGAAACCTATCGGAACCTTTAA
- a CDS encoding type III pantothenate kinase: MLAIDVGNTNIVVGLFEGERLRWHRRFETHKGLSLLRKLWISQVNCVVVASVVPRLDKPFRLLLRKKFGVEPLFVTSRTKLPIRFKTKKPSEVGADRIANAVAAWKIPPTPLCPSTGLRTSQRGARGDLKTVPIIIIDFGTATTLDVVSAQGEYLGGPIVPGLRICLEALHEKTAKLPLVSIAKPKRVIGRQTRECIQGGVYYGYAGLVDRLVGLIQKELGMKTAVIATGGFATLIAKECRTIQKLEPFLTLKGLRIVADKKFRAI, encoded by the coding sequence ATTCTCGCCATTGATGTAGGCAATACAAATATTGTCGTCGGCCTATTTGAGGGGGAGCGGCTCCGGTGGCATCGTCGTTTTGAGACCCACAAGGGGCTCTCCCTTTTGCGGAAACTTTGGATCTCGCAAGTTAATTGCGTTGTCGTGGCAAGTGTTGTCCCCCGACTGGATAAACCGTTCCGTCTTCTTCTCAGAAAGAAATTTGGAGTTGAGCCTCTGTTTGTGACATCCAGGACAAAACTGCCGATCAGGTTTAAGACAAAAAAACCGTCAGAAGTGGGGGCCGATCGGATTGCGAATGCAGTTGCGGCATGGAAAATCCCCCCAACCCCCCTTTGTCCTTCGACAGGGCTCAGGACAAGTCAAAGGGGGGCGAGGGGGGATTTAAAGACCGTTCCCATTATCATCATTGATTTCGGGACTGCGACGACCTTGGATGTCGTTTCAGCGCAGGGGGAATACCTTGGTGGACCGATCGTTCCTGGCTTACGAATCTGCCTTGAGGCGTTACATGAGAAGACAGCCAAGCTACCGCTCGTTTCAATTGCAAAACCGAAGCGGGTTATTGGGAGGCAGACGAGGGAGTGTATCCAGGGAGGCGTTTATTATGGATACGCCGGTCTCGTCGATCGGCTGGTAGGGCTCATTCAGAAGGAGCTTGGTATGAAAACGGCAGTGATAGCGACTGGTGGATTCGCCACCTTGATTGCCAAGGAGTGTCGGACCATTCAAAAGCTGGAGCCGTTTCTGACCTTGAAGGGGCTCAGGATCGTTGCTGATAAAAAGTTTCGTGCAATTTAG
- a CDS encoding biotin--[acetyl-CoA-carboxylase] ligase: MKTENKWNFRVLRFSSIDSTNEEVIRRARAGEAERLVVMADHQTVGRGREGRKWESPAGKNLYLSFLLRPNRPPSDAVKITPKIAFVVEDLLRQYIADGLRIKAPNDLLIHDKKVAGILCEMSSEGERIRWVVCGVGINVNTDLDDFSPEVRNTATSLKIETGKTFDREKILDKLLEKMMALQGDLCG, translated from the coding sequence ATGAAAACAGAAAACAAGTGGAACTTTAGGGTGCTCCGGTTCTCCTCAATCGATTCCACAAACGAAGAGGTGATCCGCCGGGCGAGGGCAGGAGAGGCGGAACGGCTCGTTGTCATGGCGGATCATCAGACGGTGGGACGGGGTCGTGAAGGGAGGAAATGGGAATCACCTGCCGGGAAAAATCTGTATCTCTCTTTTTTGCTTCGCCCCAATCGTCCACCCTCCGATGCCGTAAAGATCACCCCCAAGATCGCCTTTGTTGTTGAGGATCTTTTACGGCAGTATATTGCTGATGGGCTCCGGATCAAAGCGCCTAATGATCTTTTAATTCATGACAAGAAAGTGGCAGGGATCCTCTGCGAAATGAGTTCGGAGGGAGAGAGGATACGATGGGTTGTCTGCGGGGTTGGAATTAATGTGAATACCGATCTGGACGATTTTTCACCAGAGGTGCGTAACACTGCGACATCGCTCAAGATAGAAACGGGGAAGACCTTTGATCGGGAAAAAATCTTGGATAAGCTGCTGGAAAAGATGATGGCCCTTCAAGGAGACCTTTGTGGGTGA
- a CDS encoding YbhB/YbcL family Raf kinase inhibitor-like protein — protein sequence MFLLLGALYLVVGFSLGQTSIPSSCGTDTTSQAGSGTSSSNSGGSSGSSLTLTSDDITSGGTIASTFAMTDCMGGNQSPHLAWSGTLPSGTLSLAVTVIDTSFNNAVHWLLYNIPTTSTTLSRNSSPSEISNTTREVQNVYGDIDYGGPCPPTGESHTYQFTVWALDVADLMNVSGFNANSGSSAYSLLQEHDLASASFNATFVGP from the coding sequence GTGTTCCTGCTGTTGGGTGCATTGTATCTAGTCGTCGGTTTTTCGCTCGGGCAGACCTCAATCCCCTCCTCCTGCGGAACCGATACGACAAGTCAGGCAGGAAGCGGTACCTCCTCTTCGAACTCGGGAGGAAGTTCAGGGAGTTCACTAACACTCACAAGTGATGACATTACAAGCGGCGGAACAATCGCCTCCACCTTTGCAATGACCGATTGCATGGGAGGCAACCAGTCTCCCCATCTCGCCTGGTCAGGTACCCTCCCCTCCGGAACCTTGAGTCTTGCCGTGACCGTAATTGACACAAGCTTTAACAACGCCGTTCACTGGCTCCTTTACAACATCCCAACCACGTCAACGACGCTTTCGAGAAACAGTTCTCCGAGTGAAATCTCAAATACAACCCGCGAGGTGCAGAATGTCTACGGGGATATCGATTACGGCGGCCCTTGCCCGCCGACCGGCGAGAGCCATACCTACCAGTTTACAGTTTGGGCGCTTGATGTTGCCGACCTCATGAACGTCTCCGGTTTCAACGCCAACAGCGGCTCCTCCGCCTACTCGCTGCTCCAGGAGCATGACTTGGCATCGGCCAGTTTCAACGCCACTTTCGTTGGCCCTTAA